Proteins encoded in a region of the Raphanus sativus cultivar WK10039 chromosome 8, ASM80110v3, whole genome shotgun sequence genome:
- the LOC130498940 gene encoding proline-rich receptor-like protein kinase PERK2: MEILSPVQTTPSAPLDPPITPPLAQTPLSPLPLAPPLPLSPLQPSNLDEPQPIIFSSSPTDAPFVVALSAQEPRRASPFKHKVTRNKTLASQSRYFTTTNPFAILDPTLVNVSSSSSNSPKPPSPLNPFSHPFPPSPPSPPPPPPPVPILSDATLSLPPSDHDGSPLPQEENSAIPQ; this comes from the coding sequence ATGGAGATCCTTTCCCCTGTCCAAACCACTCCCTCTGCTCCACTAGATCCTCCCATCACCCCTCCTCTTGCTCAAACTCCTCTCAGCCCCCTCCCTTTAGCTCCCCCTCTTCCCCTCTCTCCACTTCAACCATCAAACCTTGATGAACCCCAACCTATTATCTTCTCTTCCTCCCCTACTGACGCCCCTTTTGTTGTTGCCCTTTCTGCCCAAGAACCAAGAAGAGCTTCCCCTTTTAAACACAAAGTAACCCGCAACAAAACCCTTGCTTCCCAATCCCGTTATTTCACCACAACTAACCCTTTTGCCATTCTCGACCCCACACTTGTAAATGTCTCATCCTCATCCTCAAACTCACCTAAACCGCCATCTCCTTTAAACCCCTTCTCGCACCCTTTTCCTCCCTCCCCcccctctcctcctcctcctccaccccCTGTCCCTATTCTTTCTGATGCTACCCTTTCCCTTCCTCCTTCTGATCATGATGGTTCTCCTCTACCTCAAGAGGAGAATTCAGCCATTCCCCAATGA
- the LOC108819132 gene encoding probable N-acetyltransferase HLS1, whose product MIVVREYDPSRDLNGVEDVERRCEVGPSGKLSLFTDLLGDPLCRIRHSPSFLMLVAEMGTEKKEIVGMIRGCIKTVTCGIKLDLNPKSQNDTVKPVYTKLAYVLGLRVSPSHRREGIGFKLVKMMEEWFTQTGAEYSYIATENDNQASINLFTGKCGYSKFRKPSILVNPVYAHRVNVSRQVTIIKLDPVDAESLYRLRFSTTEFFPRDIDSVLNNKLSLGGCA is encoded by the exons ATGATAGTGGTTAGAGAGTACGACCCTAGCAGAGACTTAAACGGTGTGGAGGATGTAGAACGACGGTGCGAGGTCGGACCAAGCGGCAAGCTTTCTCTCTTCACCGACCTTTTGGGTGACCCGCTTTGTAGGATCCGACATTCACCTTCTTTTCTTATGTTG GTGGCTGAGATGGGTACGGAGAAGAAGGAGATAGTGGGCATGATTAGAGGTTGCATCAAAACCGTTACATGTGGCATAAAACTCGATTTAAATCCCAAATCCCAAAACGACACCGTTAAACCTGTTTACACTAAACTCGCCTACGTTTTGGGCCTTCGCGTCTCTCCTTCTCATAG GAGGGAAGGGATAGGGTTCAAGCTCGTGAAGATGATGGAAGAATGGTTTACGCAAACCGGCGCAGAATATTCGTATATTGCAACTGAAAACGATAACCAAGCTTCCATTAATCTTTTCACGGGAAAATGCGGTTACTCCAAGTTCCGTAAACCGTCCATATTGGTTAATCCGGTTTATGCCCACCGGGTTAACGTCTCGCGTCAGGTAACCATCATCAAACTGGACCCGGTTGACGCAGAATCACTGTACCGGCTCCGGTTCAGTACAACAGAGTTTTTCCCGCGGGATATTGATTCGGTGTTGAACAACAAACTGTCTCTCGGCGGTTGTGCTTAG